One region of Manis pentadactyla isolate mManPen7 chromosome 9, mManPen7.hap1, whole genome shotgun sequence genomic DNA includes:
- the SLC22A11 gene encoding solute carrier family 22 member 11 isoform X4 translates to MVFAELLDKAGGAGLFQVLQVLTLILPSILMPSQMLLENFVAATPDHRCWAHMLDNGSEAPANLTPEALLRVSIPLGPSHRPHPCRRFRQPQWQLLDSNTTATNWSKAATEPCVDGWVYDRSTFTSTIVAEWELVCDNQGLKALAQSIFMAGILVGSMAWGLLSHRRFGRKLMLTWCMLQVALAGTSTVSAPNFLVYCGLRFLSAVGMAGIIMASAVLAVEWTVSRQRAVTMTTLGCSYSAGQMTLGGLAFALRDWRDLQLTVSTPFFAFFLISWWLPESACWLMVMGKPDQALQELKKVARINGHREAEKTLTVEVLMSSMEEEMASAKAHRSVFNLFRVPELRWRACSLFLVKFFGRRMTLASFQTLAGLCILANMLVPQDMQTLRVVFAVLGKGCFGIILNCMIIYKPELFPTSLRMTTDGFLQSAGRLGAVIGPLIRMTCQAVPLLPPILYGTAPIVASLIILLFLPETQGLPLPDTIEDLKNQRSAAARANRQKVVIKENTYF, encoded by the exons ATGGTGTTCGCTGAGCTCTTGGACAAAGCCGGAGGCGCAGGCCTCTTCCAGGTGCTGCAGGTGCTCACCCTCATCTTGCCGTCCATCCTGATGCCCTCCCAGATGCTCTTGGAGAACTTTGTGGCCGCCACCCCAGACCACCGCTGCTGGGCTCACATGTTGGACAATGGCTCCGAGGCCCCGGCAAACCTCACCCCCGAGGCCCTCCTGAGGGTCTCCATCCCACTGGGCCCCAGCCACAGGCCCCACCCGTGTCGCCGCTTCCGCCAACCACAGTGGCAGCTCCTGGACTCCAATACCACAGCCACCAACTGGAGCAAGGCTGCCACGGAGCCGTGCGTGGACGGCTGGGTGTACGACCGCAGCACCTTCACCTCCACCATCGTGGCCGAG TGGGAACTGGTGTGTGACAACCAAGGCCTGAAGGCCCTGGCCCAGTCCATCTTCATGGCCGGGATCCTGGTGGGCTCCATGGCCTGGGGCTTGCTCTCCCACCG CAGGTTCGGGCGGAAGCTGATGCTGACCTGGTGCATGCTGCAGGTGGCCCTGGCTGGCACCAGCACCGTCTCTGCCCCCAACTTCCTCGTCTACTGTGGCCTCCGATTTCTGAGCGCTGTGGGAATGGCTGGCATCATCATGGCCTCAGCTGTACTTG CGGTGGAGTGGACCGTGAGCCGCCAGAGGGCTGTCACCATGACAACACTGGGGTGCTCCTACAGTGCCGGCCAGATGACCCTGGGGGGCTTGGCCTTCGCCCTGAGGGACTGGCGAGACCTCCAGCTGACTGTGTCGACGCccttctttgctttcttcctgATATCCTG GTGGCTGCCAGAATCTGCCTGCTGGCTGATGGTTATGGGCAAACCCGACCAAGCACTGCAGGAACTCAAAAAGGTGGCCAGGATAAATGGCCACAGGGAAGCCGAAAAGACACTGACTGTGGAG GTGCTGATGTCAAGCATGGAGGAGGAGATGGCCTCTGCAAAGGCCCACAGGTCGGTGTTCAACCTGTTCCGTGTGCCCGAGCTCCGCTGGAGAGCCTGCAGTCTGTTCTTGGTGAA GTTCTTCGGCCGCCGCATGACCCtggccagcttccagaccttggCTGGTCTCTGCATCCTGGCCAACATGCTGGTCCCACAGG ACATGCAGACCCTGCGTGTGGTCTTCGCAGTGCTGGGAAAGGGGTGTTTTGGCATCATCTTAAACTGTATGATCATCTACAAGCCTGAACTCTTCCCAACTTCCCTACG GATGACAACAGATGGCTTCCTGCAGTCGGCAGGGCGGCTGGGGGCTGTGATAGGTCCCCTGATCAGGATGACCTGCCAGGCCGTGCCCCTGCTGCCCCCCATCTTGTATGGCACTGCCCCCATTGTTGCCAGCCTCATTATTCTGCTCTTCCTCCCGGAAACCCAAGGCCTTCCGCTCCCTGACACCATTGAGGACCTGAAGAACCA GAGATCAGCAGCAGCCAGGGCCAACCGGCAGAAGGTGGTCATTAAAGaaaacacctatttctag
- the SLC22A11 gene encoding solute carrier family 22 member 11 isoform X3, with protein sequence MVFAELLDKAGGAGLFQVLQVLTLILPSILMPSQMLLENFVAATPDHRCWAHMLDNGSEAPANLTPEALLRVSIPLGPSHRPHPCRRFRQPQWQLLDSNTTATNWSKAATEPCVDGWVYDRSTFTSTIVAEWELVCDNQGLKALAQSIFMAGILVGSMAWGLLSHRRFGRKLMLTWCMLQVALAGTSTVSAPNFLVYCGLRFLSAVGMAGIIMASAVLAVEWTVSRQRAVTMTTLGCSYSAGQMTLGGLAFALRDWRDLQLTVSTPFFAFFLISWWLPESACWLMVMGKPDQALQELKKVARINGHREAEKTLTVEVLMSSMEEEMASAKAHRSVFNLFRVPELRWRACSLFLVLFGAVDIVARVTTVFLFRFFGRRMTLASFQTLAGLCILANMLVPQDMQTLRVVFAVLGKGCFGIILNCMIIYKPELFPTSLRMTTDGFLQSAGRLGAVIGPLIRMTCQAVPLLPPILYGTAPIVASLIILLFLPETQGLPLPDTIEDLKNQRSAAARANRQKVVIKENTYF encoded by the exons ATGGTGTTCGCTGAGCTCTTGGACAAAGCCGGAGGCGCAGGCCTCTTCCAGGTGCTGCAGGTGCTCACCCTCATCTTGCCGTCCATCCTGATGCCCTCCCAGATGCTCTTGGAGAACTTTGTGGCCGCCACCCCAGACCACCGCTGCTGGGCTCACATGTTGGACAATGGCTCCGAGGCCCCGGCAAACCTCACCCCCGAGGCCCTCCTGAGGGTCTCCATCCCACTGGGCCCCAGCCACAGGCCCCACCCGTGTCGCCGCTTCCGCCAACCACAGTGGCAGCTCCTGGACTCCAATACCACAGCCACCAACTGGAGCAAGGCTGCCACGGAGCCGTGCGTGGACGGCTGGGTGTACGACCGCAGCACCTTCACCTCCACCATCGTGGCCGAG TGGGAACTGGTGTGTGACAACCAAGGCCTGAAGGCCCTGGCCCAGTCCATCTTCATGGCCGGGATCCTGGTGGGCTCCATGGCCTGGGGCTTGCTCTCCCACCG CAGGTTCGGGCGGAAGCTGATGCTGACCTGGTGCATGCTGCAGGTGGCCCTGGCTGGCACCAGCACCGTCTCTGCCCCCAACTTCCTCGTCTACTGTGGCCTCCGATTTCTGAGCGCTGTGGGAATGGCTGGCATCATCATGGCCTCAGCTGTACTTG CGGTGGAGTGGACCGTGAGCCGCCAGAGGGCTGTCACCATGACAACACTGGGGTGCTCCTACAGTGCCGGCCAGATGACCCTGGGGGGCTTGGCCTTCGCCCTGAGGGACTGGCGAGACCTCCAGCTGACTGTGTCGACGCccttctttgctttcttcctgATATCCTG GTGGCTGCCAGAATCTGCCTGCTGGCTGATGGTTATGGGCAAACCCGACCAAGCACTGCAGGAACTCAAAAAGGTGGCCAGGATAAATGGCCACAGGGAAGCCGAAAAGACACTGACTGTGGAG GTGCTGATGTCAAGCATGGAGGAGGAGATGGCCTCTGCAAAGGCCCACAGGTCGGTGTTCAACCTGTTCCGTGTGCCCGAGCTCCGCTGGAGAGCCTGCAGTCTGTTCTTG GTCCTCTTCGGAGCCGTGGACATCGTGGCCAGGGTCACCACTGTCTTCTTGTTCAGGTTCTTCGGCCGCCGCATGACCCtggccagcttccagaccttggCTGGTCTCTGCATCCTGGCCAACATGCTGGTCCCACAGG ACATGCAGACCCTGCGTGTGGTCTTCGCAGTGCTGGGAAAGGGGTGTTTTGGCATCATCTTAAACTGTATGATCATCTACAAGCCTGAACTCTTCCCAACTTCCCTACG GATGACAACAGATGGCTTCCTGCAGTCGGCAGGGCGGCTGGGGGCTGTGATAGGTCCCCTGATCAGGATGACCTGCCAGGCCGTGCCCCTGCTGCCCCCCATCTTGTATGGCACTGCCCCCATTGTTGCCAGCCTCATTATTCTGCTCTTCCTCCCGGAAACCCAAGGCCTTCCGCTCCCTGACACCATTGAGGACCTGAAGAACCA GAGATCAGCAGCAGCCAGGGCCAACCGGCAGAAGGTGGTCATTAAAGaaaacacctatttctag
- the SLC22A11 gene encoding solute carrier family 22 member 11 isoform X2 — protein MVFAELLDKAGGAGLFQVLQVLTLILPSILMPSQMLLENFVAATPDHRCWAHMLDNGSEAPANLTPEALLRVSIPLGPSHRPHPCRRFRQPQWQLLDSNTTATNWSKAATEPCVDGWVYDRSTFTSTIVAEWELVCDNQGLKALAQSIFMAGILVGSMAWGLLSHRFGRKLMLTWCMLQVALAGTSTVSAPNFLVYCGLRFLSAVGMAGIIMASAVLAVEWTVSRQRAVTMTTLGCSYSAGQMTLGGLAFALRDWRDLQLTVSTPFFAFFLISWWLPESACWLMVMGKPDQALQELKKVARINGHREAEKTLTVEVLMSSMEEEMASAKAHRSVFNLFRVPELRWRACSLFLVNFFLMISYYGLVLDLQNLGSDIFLLQVLFGAVDIVARVTTVFLFRFFGRRMTLASFQTLAGLCILANMLVPQDMQTLRVVFAVLGKGCFGIILNCMIIYKPELFPTSLRMTTDGFLQSAGRLGAVIGPLIRMTCQAVPLLPPILYGTAPIVASLIILLFLPETQGLPLPDTIEDLKNQRSAAARANRQKVVIKENTYF, from the exons ATGGTGTTCGCTGAGCTCTTGGACAAAGCCGGAGGCGCAGGCCTCTTCCAGGTGCTGCAGGTGCTCACCCTCATCTTGCCGTCCATCCTGATGCCCTCCCAGATGCTCTTGGAGAACTTTGTGGCCGCCACCCCAGACCACCGCTGCTGGGCTCACATGTTGGACAATGGCTCCGAGGCCCCGGCAAACCTCACCCCCGAGGCCCTCCTGAGGGTCTCCATCCCACTGGGCCCCAGCCACAGGCCCCACCCGTGTCGCCGCTTCCGCCAACCACAGTGGCAGCTCCTGGACTCCAATACCACAGCCACCAACTGGAGCAAGGCTGCCACGGAGCCGTGCGTGGACGGCTGGGTGTACGACCGCAGCACCTTCACCTCCACCATCGTGGCCGAG TGGGAACTGGTGTGTGACAACCAAGGCCTGAAGGCCCTGGCCCAGTCCATCTTCATGGCCGGGATCCTGGTGGGCTCCATGGCCTGGGGCTTGCTCTCCCACCG GTTCGGGCGGAAGCTGATGCTGACCTGGTGCATGCTGCAGGTGGCCCTGGCTGGCACCAGCACCGTCTCTGCCCCCAACTTCCTCGTCTACTGTGGCCTCCGATTTCTGAGCGCTGTGGGAATGGCTGGCATCATCATGGCCTCAGCTGTACTTG CGGTGGAGTGGACCGTGAGCCGCCAGAGGGCTGTCACCATGACAACACTGGGGTGCTCCTACAGTGCCGGCCAGATGACCCTGGGGGGCTTGGCCTTCGCCCTGAGGGACTGGCGAGACCTCCAGCTGACTGTGTCGACGCccttctttgctttcttcctgATATCCTG GTGGCTGCCAGAATCTGCCTGCTGGCTGATGGTTATGGGCAAACCCGACCAAGCACTGCAGGAACTCAAAAAGGTGGCCAGGATAAATGGCCACAGGGAAGCCGAAAAGACACTGACTGTGGAG GTGCTGATGTCAAGCATGGAGGAGGAGATGGCCTCTGCAAAGGCCCACAGGTCGGTGTTCAACCTGTTCCGTGTGCCCGAGCTCCGCTGGAGAGCCTGCAGTCTGTTCTTGGTGAA CTTCTTCTTGATGATCTCCTACTACGGGCTGGTCCTTGACCTGCAGAACCTGGGGAGTGACATCTTCCTCCTCCAGGTCCTCTTCGGAGCCGTGGACATCGTGGCCAGGGTCACCACTGTCTTCTTGTTCAGGTTCTTCGGCCGCCGCATGACCCtggccagcttccagaccttggCTGGTCTCTGCATCCTGGCCAACATGCTGGTCCCACAGG ACATGCAGACCCTGCGTGTGGTCTTCGCAGTGCTGGGAAAGGGGTGTTTTGGCATCATCTTAAACTGTATGATCATCTACAAGCCTGAACTCTTCCCAACTTCCCTACG GATGACAACAGATGGCTTCCTGCAGTCGGCAGGGCGGCTGGGGGCTGTGATAGGTCCCCTGATCAGGATGACCTGCCAGGCCGTGCCCCTGCTGCCCCCCATCTTGTATGGCACTGCCCCCATTGTTGCCAGCCTCATTATTCTGCTCTTCCTCCCGGAAACCCAAGGCCTTCCGCTCCCTGACACCATTGAGGACCTGAAGAACCA GAGATCAGCAGCAGCCAGGGCCAACCGGCAGAAGGTGGTCATTAAAGaaaacacctatttctag
- the SLC22A11 gene encoding solute carrier family 22 member 11 isoform X1, whose translation MVFAELLDKAGGAGLFQVLQVLTLILPSILMPSQMLLENFVAATPDHRCWAHMLDNGSEAPANLTPEALLRVSIPLGPSHRPHPCRRFRQPQWQLLDSNTTATNWSKAATEPCVDGWVYDRSTFTSTIVAEWELVCDNQGLKALAQSIFMAGILVGSMAWGLLSHRRFGRKLMLTWCMLQVALAGTSTVSAPNFLVYCGLRFLSAVGMAGIIMASAVLAVEWTVSRQRAVTMTTLGCSYSAGQMTLGGLAFALRDWRDLQLTVSTPFFAFFLISWWLPESACWLMVMGKPDQALQELKKVARINGHREAEKTLTVEVLMSSMEEEMASAKAHRSVFNLFRVPELRWRACSLFLVNFFLMISYYGLVLDLQNLGSDIFLLQVLFGAVDIVARVTTVFLFRFFGRRMTLASFQTLAGLCILANMLVPQDMQTLRVVFAVLGKGCFGIILNCMIIYKPELFPTSLRMTTDGFLQSAGRLGAVIGPLIRMTCQAVPLLPPILYGTAPIVASLIILLFLPETQGLPLPDTIEDLKNQRSAAARANRQKVVIKENTYF comes from the exons ATGGTGTTCGCTGAGCTCTTGGACAAAGCCGGAGGCGCAGGCCTCTTCCAGGTGCTGCAGGTGCTCACCCTCATCTTGCCGTCCATCCTGATGCCCTCCCAGATGCTCTTGGAGAACTTTGTGGCCGCCACCCCAGACCACCGCTGCTGGGCTCACATGTTGGACAATGGCTCCGAGGCCCCGGCAAACCTCACCCCCGAGGCCCTCCTGAGGGTCTCCATCCCACTGGGCCCCAGCCACAGGCCCCACCCGTGTCGCCGCTTCCGCCAACCACAGTGGCAGCTCCTGGACTCCAATACCACAGCCACCAACTGGAGCAAGGCTGCCACGGAGCCGTGCGTGGACGGCTGGGTGTACGACCGCAGCACCTTCACCTCCACCATCGTGGCCGAG TGGGAACTGGTGTGTGACAACCAAGGCCTGAAGGCCCTGGCCCAGTCCATCTTCATGGCCGGGATCCTGGTGGGCTCCATGGCCTGGGGCTTGCTCTCCCACCG CAGGTTCGGGCGGAAGCTGATGCTGACCTGGTGCATGCTGCAGGTGGCCCTGGCTGGCACCAGCACCGTCTCTGCCCCCAACTTCCTCGTCTACTGTGGCCTCCGATTTCTGAGCGCTGTGGGAATGGCTGGCATCATCATGGCCTCAGCTGTACTTG CGGTGGAGTGGACCGTGAGCCGCCAGAGGGCTGTCACCATGACAACACTGGGGTGCTCCTACAGTGCCGGCCAGATGACCCTGGGGGGCTTGGCCTTCGCCCTGAGGGACTGGCGAGACCTCCAGCTGACTGTGTCGACGCccttctttgctttcttcctgATATCCTG GTGGCTGCCAGAATCTGCCTGCTGGCTGATGGTTATGGGCAAACCCGACCAAGCACTGCAGGAACTCAAAAAGGTGGCCAGGATAAATGGCCACAGGGAAGCCGAAAAGACACTGACTGTGGAG GTGCTGATGTCAAGCATGGAGGAGGAGATGGCCTCTGCAAAGGCCCACAGGTCGGTGTTCAACCTGTTCCGTGTGCCCGAGCTCCGCTGGAGAGCCTGCAGTCTGTTCTTGGTGAA CTTCTTCTTGATGATCTCCTACTACGGGCTGGTCCTTGACCTGCAGAACCTGGGGAGTGACATCTTCCTCCTCCAGGTCCTCTTCGGAGCCGTGGACATCGTGGCCAGGGTCACCACTGTCTTCTTGTTCAGGTTCTTCGGCCGCCGCATGACCCtggccagcttccagaccttggCTGGTCTCTGCATCCTGGCCAACATGCTGGTCCCACAGG ACATGCAGACCCTGCGTGTGGTCTTCGCAGTGCTGGGAAAGGGGTGTTTTGGCATCATCTTAAACTGTATGATCATCTACAAGCCTGAACTCTTCCCAACTTCCCTACG GATGACAACAGATGGCTTCCTGCAGTCGGCAGGGCGGCTGGGGGCTGTGATAGGTCCCCTGATCAGGATGACCTGCCAGGCCGTGCCCCTGCTGCCCCCCATCTTGTATGGCACTGCCCCCATTGTTGCCAGCCTCATTATTCTGCTCTTCCTCCCGGAAACCCAAGGCCTTCCGCTCCCTGACACCATTGAGGACCTGAAGAACCA GAGATCAGCAGCAGCCAGGGCCAACCGGCAGAAGGTGGTCATTAAAGaaaacacctatttctag